One part of the Prosthecobacter vanneervenii genome encodes these proteins:
- a CDS encoding PSD1 and planctomycete cytochrome C domain-containing protein, protein MKPLSFLAVFVASSGSLLHAADPIAAKIEFFEKKIRPLLADHCYTCHSADTKPDGGLRVDDLKGLLNGGKSGPAVVAGDPAKSLLLQRVSHADPKKQMPKDSDALTAAQVADLTTWIKDGAEWPRERIPPSLGRSIPEFEKLKRTHWAWQPLTQPKVPEIQQAAWAEDEVDRFILARLEDKKLSPVPDADRITLIRRITFDLTGLPPSPSETQNFLSDQSAHAFAKVVDRLLESPAFGEHWGRHWLDVARYGESTGPSRNIPYPHAWKYRDYVIDALNSDVPFDRFIQEQVAGDLLPAGSDAERDRLHTATGFLALGVKDVNQRFKERFIMDNVDEQIDAVTRSLLALTVNCARCHDHKFDPVSTSEYYALAGIFTSTESSAGVRNKMGGGGLDYYDPATLIRLSTKLPPPPEEKVKDLEVRLAEAKKAWEEIRGTPEGLKLAADGKPTQRPFRLRYEALQGEWLSLTDPAARGAVVHGVHDASHVADTEVRIRGEAERLGPTVERGFLSTVQVPGAPPINRSQSGRLELAQWLSSPQNPLTARVAVNRIWQHLFGEGIVSTVDNFGVNGARPSHPELLDHLAQRFIAGGWSVKKLARSIALSHAYRLGTQAPATHLEQDPANRLVWRHSPRHLSAEELRDAMLLSAGQLSVRPATSPASTLRMVEMRDNGPEAAGIHTAADQDRHRSIYLPLLRGVTPHALEVFDPVDQTLVTGRRATTTVPTQALYLLNSGFVRQQSLSMARHLLSLQPDQRISQAWWLTLGREPTPKEYARSARFIADYASTYVPEAAPAALVASTASASKAERPASATGNADDIDRTDALAPDRTVQPGDARTAAWLAFAQALYASAEFRFIR, encoded by the coding sequence ATGAAACCGCTCTCTTTCCTGGCGGTCTTCGTGGCTTCCAGCGGGTCTCTGCTGCATGCAGCCGATCCCATTGCCGCCAAGATTGAATTCTTTGAAAAGAAAATCCGCCCTCTCCTTGCAGACCATTGCTACACCTGCCACTCGGCAGACACCAAACCCGATGGCGGCCTGCGTGTCGATGACCTCAAAGGCCTGCTCAATGGCGGCAAGTCCGGCCCAGCCGTCGTGGCGGGAGATCCCGCCAAAAGCCTGCTGCTGCAGCGCGTAAGCCATGCCGATCCCAAAAAGCAGATGCCCAAGGACAGCGACGCGCTCACCGCTGCGCAAGTCGCCGACCTGACCACCTGGATCAAAGACGGCGCTGAATGGCCGCGCGAGCGCATACCGCCTTCGCTGGGCCGCAGCATCCCAGAGTTTGAAAAGCTCAAGCGCACGCACTGGGCCTGGCAGCCGCTCACTCAGCCAAAGGTGCCTGAAATACAACAAGCGGCCTGGGCCGAGGATGAGGTGGACCGCTTCATTCTGGCACGCCTTGAGGACAAGAAGCTTTCTCCCGTGCCGGATGCAGACCGCATCACCCTCATCCGCCGCATCACCTTTGATCTCACGGGTCTCCCTCCCAGCCCCTCTGAAACGCAAAACTTTCTGAGCGACCAGTCCGCCCATGCGTTTGCCAAAGTGGTGGACCGCCTGCTGGAATCACCTGCCTTTGGCGAGCACTGGGGGCGGCACTGGCTGGACGTGGCCAGATACGGCGAATCCACCGGCCCCTCGCGCAACATTCCCTACCCGCACGCCTGGAAGTATCGTGACTACGTCATCGATGCCCTCAACAGTGACGTGCCGTTTGACCGCTTCATCCAGGAGCAGGTCGCCGGAGATCTGCTGCCCGCAGGCAGTGATGCCGAGCGCGATCGTCTGCACACGGCCACCGGTTTCCTGGCGCTCGGAGTCAAAGACGTGAACCAGCGCTTCAAAGAACGCTTCATCATGGACAATGTGGACGAGCAGATCGATGCGGTGACGCGCTCCCTCCTTGCCCTCACGGTCAACTGCGCCCGCTGCCACGACCATAAATTTGATCCCGTCTCTACCAGTGAATATTATGCCCTGGCAGGCATCTTCACCAGCACGGAAAGCTCCGCCGGTGTGCGCAACAAAATGGGAGGAGGCGGCCTGGACTACTACGATCCCGCCACGCTCATCCGGCTTTCCACCAAACTGCCGCCGCCACCGGAGGAAAAGGTCAAGGACCTGGAGGTCCGTCTGGCCGAGGCCAAAAAAGCCTGGGAGGAGATTCGCGGTACACCTGAAGGACTCAAGCTGGCCGCCGATGGCAAGCCCACGCAGCGGCCCTTCCGCCTGCGCTATGAGGCCCTGCAGGGCGAGTGGCTCTCCCTCACAGACCCGGCGGCTCGTGGCGCGGTCGTGCATGGGGTGCATGATGCCAGCCATGTGGCGGACACCGAGGTGCGCATCCGTGGAGAGGCCGAGCGCCTTGGCCCCACGGTGGAGCGCGGCTTTCTCAGCACAGTGCAGGTGCCAGGCGCTCCTCCGATCAATCGCAGCCAGAGCGGCCGCCTTGAACTGGCGCAGTGGCTCAGCAGCCCGCAGAATCCGCTCACAGCACGCGTCGCAGTCAATCGCATCTGGCAGCATTTGTTTGGCGAGGGGATCGTCAGCACCGTGGACAATTTCGGCGTGAATGGTGCACGCCCTTCCCATCCGGAGCTGCTGGATCATCTGGCCCAGCGTTTCATCGCTGGAGGCTGGTCGGTCAAGAAGCTGGCGCGCAGCATCGCTCTCTCCCATGCCTACCGTCTCGGCACCCAGGCGCCGGCCACGCATCTGGAGCAGGATCCTGCCAACCGGCTCGTCTGGCGGCATTCGCCGCGCCACCTCAGCGCGGAGGAGCTGCGGGACGCCATGCTTCTTTCCGCTGGGCAGCTCTCCGTGCGTCCGGCCACCTCGCCGGCCAGCACTCTGCGCATGGTGGAGATGCGGGACAACGGGCCGGAGGCCGCAGGCATCCACACTGCGGCGGACCAGGACCGCCACCGCAGCATCTACCTGCCGCTGCTGCGCGGCGTCACGCCGCATGCCCTGGAGGTTTTTGATCCCGTGGACCAGACCCTTGTCACAGGAAGGCGTGCCACCACCACGGTGCCCACGCAGGCGCTTTATCTTCTAAATTCGGGCTTTGTCCGCCAGCAGTCTCTTTCCATGGCCAGGCATCTGCTCAGCCTGCAGCCGGATCAGCGCATCTCCCAGGCCTGGTGGCTCACGCTGGGGCGGGAACCCACGCCCAAGGAGTATGCCCGCAGCGCCAGATTCATCGCGGACTACGCCTCCACCTATGTGCCTGAGGCTGCGCCAGCCGCTCTCGTAGCATCCACAGCCTCCGCTTCCAAAGCCGAACGCCCAGCCAGCGCCACCGGGAATGCGGACGACATCGACCGCACGGATGCGCTGGCTCCTGATCGAACCGTGCAGCCTGGCGATGCCCGCACGGCTGCCTGGCTGGCCTTTGCGCAGGCTCTCTATGCCTCCGCAGAGTTCCGCTTCATTCGCTGA
- a CDS encoding DUF1501 domain-containing protein produces MSSFHPASLSRRAALQTTAAGFGYMALQGLLAAEAARNAAPPLKPLSPRPPHFAAKAKRIIFVFMEGSMSQHDTFEYKPELVKNDGKTAPGGGRLTASKFKFSQHGRTGSWFSELLPGIASHADKLTWLRGLHTDTPAHPQAVVQLHTGSANAALTRPSMGAWLLYGLGSPNQDLPGYITVNPPPNFGGAVNYGSAFLPAHYQGTRITDQGHLPNLKRSSAADLQRRQLDLVQSFNRDFAAQPGAPDPVNAIIDSYELAFRMQDKVSELLDISKEPAATQEAYGVNASGPKAAFARQCLMARRLSEAGVRFVEICQGGWDHHNNLHKGLIDRTQSIDQPVAALLTDLEQRGLLEETLVLFGSEFGRLPTQQGPDGRDHNITGYSMFLTGAGVKKGYTHGATDELGIKAVEGRMHTNDLHATLLALMGLDHERLTYRYAGRDFRLTDVAGEVARDIFA; encoded by the coding sequence ATGTCCTCATTTCATCCTGCATCTCTTTCGCGCCGCGCCGCGCTGCAGACCACCGCCGCTGGTTTTGGCTACATGGCTCTTCAGGGCCTGCTGGCCGCCGAAGCCGCTCGCAACGCTGCACCACCGCTCAAGCCGCTCTCTCCCCGTCCGCCCCATTTTGCCGCCAAGGCCAAGCGGATCATTTTTGTCTTCATGGAAGGCTCCATGTCCCAGCATGACACCTTTGAGTACAAACCCGAGCTGGTGAAAAACGATGGCAAAACCGCACCCGGAGGCGGCCGGCTCACCGCCTCCAAGTTCAAATTCAGCCAGCATGGCCGCACCGGTTCATGGTTCTCGGAGCTTCTCCCGGGCATCGCCAGCCATGCCGACAAGCTCACCTGGCTGCGCGGCCTGCATACAGACACCCCCGCCCATCCGCAGGCGGTGGTGCAGCTCCACACCGGCAGTGCCAATGCGGCCCTGACACGCCCCAGCATGGGGGCCTGGCTGCTCTACGGGCTGGGCTCACCCAACCAGGATCTGCCAGGATATATCACCGTCAATCCTCCGCCAAACTTTGGCGGCGCCGTCAACTACGGCAGCGCCTTTCTTCCCGCCCACTACCAGGGCACACGCATCACGGACCAGGGCCACCTGCCCAATCTCAAGCGCAGCTCCGCCGCAGATCTGCAGCGCCGCCAGCTCGACCTCGTGCAGTCATTCAACCGCGACTTCGCCGCCCAGCCTGGAGCCCCTGATCCTGTCAACGCCATCATCGACAGCTACGAGCTGGCCTTCCGCATGCAGGACAAAGTCTCCGAACTGCTCGACATCTCCAAGGAGCCCGCCGCCACCCAGGAGGCCTACGGCGTCAATGCTTCCGGGCCCAAGGCCGCCTTTGCCCGCCAGTGCCTCATGGCGCGGCGGCTCAGCGAGGCCGGCGTGCGCTTTGTGGAAATCTGCCAGGGCGGGTGGGACCATCACAACAATCTGCACAAGGGCCTCATCGACCGTACGCAGTCCATCGACCAGCCGGTGGCAGCGCTGCTGACCGACCTCGAACAGCGCGGCCTGCTTGAGGAGACGCTGGTTCTCTTTGGCTCGGAATTTGGCCGCCTGCCCACGCAGCAAGGGCCCGATGGCCGGGATCACAACATTACCGGCTACTCCATGTTCCTGACCGGGGCAGGGGTGAAGAAAGGCTACACTCATGGTGCCACCGATGAGCTGGGCATCAAAGCCGTCGAGGGGCGCATGCACACCAATGATCTGCATGCCACGCTTCTCGCGTTGATGGGCCTGGACCACGAACGGCTCACCTACCGCTACGCGGGGCGGGATTTCCGGCTCACAGACGTCGCCGGGGAGGTGGCTCGCGACATCTTTGCCTGA